One window of Thermacetogenium phaeum DSM 12270 genomic DNA carries:
- a CDS encoding Crp/Fnr family transcriptional regulator, with amino-acid sequence MKKIRCMKDLAVFSTLDFLEREKIGALAGKRIYRKNEYIFCEGDPADTIYLVKSGRVRLFKVSLTGKEITLDILKEDDLFGENTFFEDARHTFNAQAMEDTFICSCSRESFALLLQNPKTSLKIIQLLGKKLSHYTEQVASIAFRDVKGRISAALLRLAEEYGKPAPEGTAIDIELTHQDLANLVNASRVMVTNVLSSLREEGAIAARGHRLILINREKLVRAAEAF; translated from the coding sequence ATGAAAAAAATCAGGTGTATGAAAGATCTGGCCGTATTTTCAACCCTGGATTTTCTCGAACGGGAGAAAATCGGGGCACTGGCCGGGAAAAGGATCTACCGGAAAAACGAATACATCTTCTGCGAGGGGGATCCCGCCGACACCATCTACCTGGTCAAGTCCGGCCGCGTCAGGCTGTTCAAGGTCTCCCTGACCGGCAAGGAAATCACCCTCGACATCCTCAAAGAGGACGACCTCTTCGGCGAGAACACCTTCTTCGAAGACGCCCGCCATACCTTCAACGCCCAGGCCATGGAGGACACCTTCATCTGTTCCTGCAGCCGGGAAAGCTTTGCACTATTGCTCCAGAACCCTAAAACCTCGCTGAAAATAATCCAGCTGCTGGGGAAGAAATTAAGCCATTACACAGAACAGGTGGCCAGCATCGCCTTCCGTGACGTCAAGGGAAGGATATCGGCGGCACTGCTGAGGCTGGCAGAGGAATACGGGAAACCTGCTCCGGAGGGAACCGCTATAGATATCGAACTGACCCACCAGGATCTCGCCAACCTGGTGAACGCTTCGAGGGTAATGGTGACCAATGTCCTGAGCAGTCTGAGAGAAGAAGGAGCGATCGCCGCCAGGGGCCACCGCCTGATCCTGATCAACCGGGAAAAGCTCGTCCGGGCCGCCGAGGCCTTTTGA